The Streptomyces sp. Je 1-332 genome has a window encoding:
- a CDS encoding hemerythrin domain-containing protein, giving the protein MTESIAHLPSGHQTMLLAHRAMVRDLDRVARSAEQLARTPDAEQAAALLDYVDKLFQVIEHHHEGEDDFLWPRLRELGADQKALALMTAEHEELAKVLHTWHETSQRLGTDPAVAAELATRTEEVREQLAGHAGDEERELLGRLAPALGKQVWKGFATHMRKTAPGWTLRFMPAWLLSVAGPGEQGGVAAAPIGRLFSGWLEKRQRAAFGDNY; this is encoded by the coding sequence ATGACCGAGTCCATCGCCCATCTGCCCTCGGGGCACCAGACGATGCTGCTGGCCCACCGTGCCATGGTGCGCGATCTCGACCGCGTGGCCCGCAGCGCCGAGCAGCTCGCCCGTACTCCCGACGCCGAACAGGCCGCCGCCCTACTCGACTACGTGGACAAGCTGTTCCAGGTGATCGAGCACCACCACGAGGGCGAGGACGACTTCCTCTGGCCCCGGCTGCGTGAACTGGGCGCGGACCAGAAGGCGTTGGCCCTCATGACCGCCGAGCACGAAGAGCTGGCGAAGGTCCTGCACACCTGGCACGAGACGAGCCAACGGCTCGGCACGGACCCCGCTGTCGCGGCGGAACTCGCCACCCGTACGGAGGAGGTGCGCGAACAGCTGGCCGGGCACGCGGGGGACGAGGAGCGCGAACTCCTCGGCCGCCTCGCCCCGGCGCTCGGCAAGCAGGTCTGGAAGGGCTTCGCGACCCACATGCGCAAGACGGCACCAGGCTGGACGCTGCGCTTCATGCCGGCCTGGCTGCTGTCGGTGGCAGGGCCGGGTGAACAGGGCGGTGTCGCGGCGGCGCCGATCGGCCGGCTGTTCAGTGGCTGGCTGGAGAAGCGCCAACGAGCCGCCTTCGGCGACAACTACTGA